GGCGCCCCGTCGGGCCGCCCCGCACGGGCGAACGTCGCGTACCACGCATCGGTCGCGATCAGTTGCGCATGCGTGCCGGTCGCCCGCACGCGGCCCGCGTCGAGCACGACGATCGTATCGGCGGCCGCCGCGAGCGCCGGCTGGTGCGTGACGACGATGCGCGTGCGTTGCCCACGCAGCGCGACGAGACTGTCGCGCACGCGTCGCGCGCTCAGCTCGTCGAGGCTCGCAGTCGGCTCGTCGAACATCAGCACCGGCGCCCGCGCCAGCAGCGCGCGCGCCAGGCATGCGCGCTGGCGCTGCCCGCCCGACAGCAACTGGCCGCCCGGCCCCACATCGGTGTCGAGGCCGTCCGGCAGGCGCTCGGCGTCGCGCAGCAGGCCGACCGCGTCCAGCGCGGCGCGCAGTTCGGCATCGGCCGCGTCGGGCCGCCCCATCCGCACGTTCCACGCGAGGCTGCCGCGAAACAGCCCGTTGTCCTGGAACACGAGGTTGCGCGTCGCGGCGAGCGTCGCCTCGCTCAGGTGCCGCACGTCGGCGCGGCCGAGCAGCACGCGCCCGGCGCACGGATCGTCGAGCCGCGCGAGCAGGCCGAGCAGCGTGCTCTTGCCCGCCCCCGTCGGGCCGACGATCGCGACGAAGCCGCCCGCCGGACAATGCAGGTCGATCCCGTCGAGCAGCGTCGCGCCGCCGGCGGACCGATAGCCGACGCGCAGCGCGTCGACGCTCGCGTCGTGTACCGGCGTGCCGCGCTCGGGGCTGTCGAAAAGTGGCGCATGCAGCACCGCGAGCACCGTATCGAGCGCGCGCCAGCCGCCGCGCAGCGCCTGGTCGAGCTGCGTGAGCTGCGCGAGCGGCTCGATGAAGCGCACGAGCAGCACGAGCACCGCGACGGCCGTCGCCGCGTCGAGCCGGCCAACCGCGACGGCCCACGCGCCGCCGATCAGCATCGCGACGAACACGCCCTGCACCGCCCCCGCGAAGCCGAGCTCGATCGGCAGCGAGCGCCGCATCAGTGCTCGCGTGCGGCGATGCTGTTCGTCGAACGCGCGCTGCAGCGCCGCGCGTGCGTCGCCGTCCCGGCCCGCGAAGCGCAGCAGCCCCTGATGCGCGGCGAAGGTCTGAAGCTGCACGGCCATGTCGCGATCGCCCGCGGCGCGCGCCTGTTCGAACGCGAGCGTGCGGGCGCCGCCGCGTTCCAGCAGCGCGAACAGCAGCACGGCCGCCGCCGCGAGGCACAGCGCGATGCGCCAGTCGATCCACGCGAGCCCCGCGACCACCGCGAGCGGCGTGACGACCGCGCCGATCAACGGCCCGAGCAGGTGCGCGGGAAGTCCCATCGCCTGCATCACCGGCCCGCGCAGCAACCCGGCCGGATGACTGTCGCGCACGGCCTGCCACGACGCGATGCGCGGCAGGTGGTGCACGAGGCGTTCGACGAGGCCAACGGCCAGCGCGCCGCCCGCGCGATAGCCTCGACGTTGCGCGACGTACAGCACCAGCGCATGGCACAGCGTCAGCGCGCCGAGCACGGCCGTCCAGCGCAGCGCGGCCGCCTGCG
This is a stretch of genomic DNA from Burkholderia cenocepacia. It encodes these proteins:
- a CDS encoding ABC transporter ATP-binding protein, with translation MTTSLKRLQCLPRDTRRALWRGLGWAVAAALLDGACGLLLVPLIRAWFAGAQAAALRWTAVLGALTLCHALVLYVAQRRGYRAGGALAVGLVERLVHHLPRIASWQAVRDSHPAGLLRGPVMQAMGLPAHLLGPLIGAVVTPLAVVAGLAWIDWRIALCLAAAAVLLFALLERGGARTLAFEQARAAGDRDMAVQLQTFAAHQGLLRFAGRDGDARAALQRAFDEQHRRTRALMRRSLPIELGFAGAVQGVFVAMLIGGAWAVAVGRLDAATAVAVLVLLVRFIEPLAQLTQLDQALRGGWRALDTVLAVLHAPLFDSPERGTPVHDASVDALRVGYRSAGGATLLDGIDLHCPAGGFVAIVGPTGAGKSTLLGLLARLDDPCAGRVLLGRADVRHLSEATLAATRNLVFQDNGLFRGSLAWNVRMGRPDAADAELRAALDAVGLLRDAERLPDGLDTDVGPGGQLLSGGQRQRACLARALLARAPVLMFDEPTASLDELSARRVRDSLVALRGQRTRIVVTHQPALAAAADTIVVLDAGRVRATGTHAQLIATDAWYATFARAGRPDGAPPAGADVETRPAESEQ